DNA sequence from the Penicillium psychrofluorescens genome assembly, chromosome: 3 genome:
TGCGAGGTGGTCTTTTGACAGAGCCACAAGCTCTGGGTCGGGAGTCCGGGCCTTGGTCGGAAAGATTTGAGGGTGGACATGATCGCTGAGCTGCTGCACGCCGATATCATTGAACCGGGGGGACGCGCGAACGGACAGTGAGTATCGCTGATGCCGAGTCCGCGTGGACGGGATATCGCAGCGGAGTAGGAAAGCGCGAGCCGCTGGCAGATGTCTTGGTGGCCGGAGGCGCCATCGCGCCGCGCCCCTGGAGTGGGGAGCGCAGAAAGAGAGCATGATAAGAAGACGCGTTTATGTCATGGTAAACAGAGGTGAGAGAGTGCAGCCAGACAGGCTGCAAACCGAGTGTAGTAGACCACGACAGATGGTGAAATTGGGTATGGGCGAACGCAGTCACTGGTGATGCAGGTCCGTTGGTGATCATCATGGATGGGATTGCTATCCGGAACAAGTATTTCGCCGGATGGCCGGGCTTATCTATTATGGCCGCCACATCTTATCCGAGCTCGTTTGTCTGCTCTCGTTCTTTCCCATCGATCAGGGAAAGCTcaatcctcctcggcctcttccCTGGACCATGCGAACTGAGGCAGAATCCGACACCTCGCCATGAATAGCCACTCCCCTATCGTCGATCTCACCTCCTCCGCTCGGTCCACTAGACCAACCCGGCCCTTCCCCATCCGCCTCTCGTCATCACCGCAACAAGCCACTGGACACTAtgcctcctctccatcctcttcctcgacccCTCATAGGGGCCGAGAACTTCTTCGTGGTGTAAAGCGCCGTCGTCTGAGTAGTGACAGTGGCTCCCGGGCATCGGCACCCTCGGCGCTAGCTCAgccggaagatgatgaagactTTGTGGAAGCAATCGACTTGACAGGAGTGGATGGGTCTGTTTCGTTGGCAAAAGCACTGGCAAAGCAGCGAGAGGATGCAGTTAAAGCTCAGCAATCGTTCGAACACGAGAAGGGGCGTTCGGTGCTAGCCTCGTACAACTGCCCCGTGTGCATGGACACACCCGAGGATGCGACAAGCACAGCCTGTGGTAAGTCATCCGGTCCGAACCTTCTTCGACGCGGGACATGGCACTGATTCTCAATCCATAGGTCATCTCTTCTGCCACAAGTGTATCATCGACTGTTTGAAGAACAGCGAAGAGCAACGCGCAGACTCATCAGGCAAAGCGCAGCGAGGCACTTGTCCCGTGTGCCGGAAACCTCTCACCAGAAACGAAGCGGCCGGACCAAGGAGGAGCCTTATTCCCCTGCAGCTCAAGTtgatgacgaagaaaagaagcgcCGCCACCCCTGCAGAGGCATAGGGTTGCCATCttgcctcttttcttttatttCGCATTGCGGGTTGGAGCATTGTCAGGCtggcgttttttttttttttttctcctgGGCTTTCGGACAAGAAGAACTCTTTTAGCGCACTATGACAGCCATAAGTCCCACGGTTCATGGTTTCTAGACATAGCCCACGGAGTTGTTAATGAAGTTTATGCATTCCTAATCTTCTCATCAGATACTTATACAGATATTCGATCATcatcttttttctcttgGAGCAGGGTCAAGGGTATTCCGTCTCCCTAATCCCCAGCCCACACCTCCACGAACCATCGCATCAcctttcttccccagcaCAACCTCGAGAGCCTGTATGAGCGCATTCGCGTCATACTGCATCCCGACCACTGTTTCGGTATCGCCATCCATGTGTGTGATTTTCCGTCCATACAGACGAAGAGTCTCAATCCCCATTTGCGCGAGTCGCTCCCGGTCCACCTGGGGCGTCCCGGGCCCGTCGAGGTGTAAGATATGAGTGACATAGGAATTATAAGGAAGAGGATCAGGAGATTCTGTTCTAGCGACACCCTCTGATGAGCCCCGATGCTCGGGGAACTCATACGGCCCGCGTCCGCGGCTCCCTTCTCCTGCTCGCACGATTGCCTCGACAAAATCCGACGCTGCGAATGGCTCAAGTGGAGGACCGGTCTCGCGGTCCAACGACCCGTTTAATATCAGGATCTTGTGACGAGCAGGGCTGGACACGATGCTTTTTCCCACCCCGCGGAGGATGATCGCGGGTATGATGGATGTGTACAACGATCCAATGCTGTAGATGATAGCCTGCGCATCATGTAATGCTTCTAGGACTCGCGGGTTGGCGGGCGGGCGTATCTCCTGGCCGTAGGGATTGATGTACCAGATCCGAGTGATCCGGCAAGGCAGGTCTTCGTTTTCGGACTTGTTGAATGAGATGTTCTTGTTCCGGAGAGTGGCGAGTGATCCTGGTAGATGGTCGTCCTCGTATGagatggcttcttctttgtctgACCGGTCTGtatcctcgtcgtcatctccatcggcaagaagaagactgggGCGTCTAGCTCTTGCGGAGTTCTGGAGAGCTGTTGCCTCACTTGGGTGGGAGATGCTGTTCTGGCCGACGATGGTAGTCCCGTTGGCCAGTGATGCCGAGATATGATGAGAAAAATTGGAATTGATTGCCGGGATGACGCGCACGACATCTGACGGCACGCCACAGATGCTTCCCAGGAGATAGATGGCGCTCTCGAAGCTGCCGCTGAAGAGTCGCGCGCCTGTCAGGAAAAGATTCCCTACGCTGGCGGAGGTGAAGTCGAATGTAGAAGACGGCGGCCTTGCTCGCTTCAAGATCTCCAAATTCAACAAGTTGAAAAATGACCGGATCAGCTCTTTCTTTGCCGGTGCAATGGTCTTCCACAGGTCAGATGTGCCGTCGACAATGGTCTGCCATTCAAGCGACGCGGCGGCACCTTCAGCAGGCAGCCGGTGGTTGAACAGCGCCTTGATAGCCGACCTTTCCGGGTTAGCAGGCGAATCTGGAATCAAGCGCACCAGTCTACCTGTGGAGAATGTCAGCCAATCTGATCTGATCCGGAGAGGGGGACGATGGTGGACGCACTTCGAACATCGCCGATTCCAGGGCCGCCAAATATGCGGATCAACTCCGATGACGAGCCGCCATTGTCGCTGATGGGGATGATGTAGCTAAGTGGACAGTGTTTGCTCTCTCGGACGGCGTTGAAGACATCCACCAAATTATTCGCCGCGCTTCCTCccgagaagacgacgatCCCTCTGTTAGGCGTGGCCGCCATCGCGGAAGGTGGGCCCGATCTAGACTGTTTTCTCGAGAATACTGATGTTATTGATCAATCAAAAGCATTAATTTAAAACTGAGATGCCGACTCAGAGATACCCCAGGGGAAAAAGAGTATTGCCGTTTGAAGAGTGTTGGTATGCTCGGTCTGAGACATGGGCGCGCAACAATGACACATTTCCTGGAAACGCCACGAATGCCACAACGGCGGTCGAGTCTCACCCACAACCTTGGGTGATGGGAATATTGATACACAGAAGCTGCTGAAATCAAGAAACTTGGGTTGTTTGGACCGTCTTGAAAGATCTcgcccttctttttttttttttttttttcccccttataCCGGAGCTCCATATCGTAATGACCGGccgatatatatatctcagCTTCTATCGCGTGATCTTTCCATTTCGAAACTACTCTACCCTCACTTCTTAAAACACAACTGCTAACCAAACCAGCGAACTCTTAGGCCATGTCCGATGTGATTACATTGCTTTTGCCTCCATCGATCAAAACGTCCCTCATGGTCTCCATACTCTTGACTCTGATTTCGTCAAAACCTTCGGGGCAGTAAAAGGCAGTATGACAGGTCAACGCCAACCGTCCAGTCAACCAATCCTCATTCTTCCTGTAAGCGCGGATAAGCGGGTGCACCCTATCTTCAGGGATGGGCTCCTCGGGCAAGACATCCAAGCCAGCGCCTGATAGGATCCCCTCCCTCAGGGATCTTTCAACGGCATCAAGCTTCAAAACCTCTCCGCGGCTTGTGTTGACCAAGATTGAGCCCTTCGGCATCAGACTCAACAGGTCCCACCCGATCATATCGCGGGTCTCATGTGTGCAAGAGCAGTGAATACTCAGGGTGGTGCTGCGGCGAAAGAGCTCTTTGATGTCCTTGACACGCTCGATATTGAAGGTTTTGTCGAATCCATTGGGGATATAGGGATCGTAGAAAATGACTCGCCAACCAAATGCCTTTGCACGAAGAGCTGCAGCTGTACCTATACGACCCAGTCCGAGGACACCGAAAGTGGCACCTTGTAACCGGGTCACTAGTGGGGTGTCGACTACCATCCAGGGCTTGACATGGGGCTCACGCTGGAGGTCATGGTGGAGCAAAATACCACGGCGAAGTGATAGGGCCAAGCCCAGTGCATGGTCTGCAATCTCGGATGTACCATAATCTAGAATGATGTCGGCACAAATCAATATTCAACCCTGCGGCTGGAAAAGGGACTATAGGAGGAAGCCGAACCAGGAACGTTGCACACCGTTACTCCTCGCTTGGCCAGAGCAACTCGATCCAAACGGTCATACCCAACTCCCATCCTGACAATGCTGCGAGGGATTAGTATTTTTCAATGGGACCTTTGCCAATGATCACTCTTACACCTTGAGCCGCGGAAATAGAGCAAGGTCTTCCGCCGTGAAACGCATCTTGAGCGTCAGAATTCCATCGACCTTGTGCCTTAGGTCTTCGGGGACTGCAGACCATGGCTTAGGTATAGGGGCGCCTGTGGGAAAAAGGTCCAATTGGAGGTAATTGATCGTGCAAGGCACCGGGAGATTTGGGCGCAAGATCTCTTGCTCGACAGTATCATCCTAGGAAGATGTCAGTGACATACAGTGGACTGGTGCGAGTGACCTACAGGGTAGAGCCCATCCGCCTGGATGATTGTATACGTTGTTTCAGCCATTTTAATCGGTTGTCACGTCAGAGATATGACGTGGGTTGTGATCACGATTCTAAAAAGAGGATGAAGCCCTGAAAGCTTTACCTCACAACTTGActgtggatgatgtcgcaCTGCACCTGGTTCCTAAGGTCAAGCAGGCCAATCCACTGCCATCAAGACTTTACAATGTTCAGATTCACCTAGTAAGGAGAAGCCAACTACCCCGCCCCCAAATGGAGCTGCCGTCGGCCAGTCCACCGACTTCGGGTTTTCTCCGAGAACAACGTACTCCGATTCGGCTGAATACCCGACCATAGACCACTAGATTGGACGAGACGAGAGAGTATCTTCACTCAAGCATAAGAGAGTTGTGTCTTAACTGAAGTAGACTTAAttaattattattatcaattttttttttttttttgaattTGAGATCAAACCCCGTCGCGCATTCCGCCAGAAGACCTATCATTGTTCACTTTCAATAATACGCTAAAATGAGGCTCATTCAGTAAGTAGATGGATAGAGATACTAAGATGTGGCTACGATCTTGGgcaaaaataaaataaatGATAGAACTGGCGCGTGAAAGATGTACACATCGGATAGGACTTGGCGGACAATTCGATCAATTTCGGCTTTTACCGTTTATTGAGCAGACCCTTTCCCCGGGATTTAATCGCTCCACATCACCTCCCACAGAAATTGTCTACACTGTGTCGCGGCCAATAATACACCAAAGAACAATTGCCAGCGTATCTTGTGCAACATGGCAGTTGCCAGGCAACCTGAGACCCTCTCCCTATACCCAGGGGAGGTTTTAGACACCATTGCCGGCTTTCCGACGATTTATCATTATCAACCAGCCGACAACCCGGAGGCGGCGGAAGCATCAAAACCACTTGTCGTCTGCATTCCAGGAGCATTGCACTTAGCTCGCATTTTCTATGGCGGACATCAGGGACACCGCGCAAATGACTTTTTGGCCCACTGGCTCAGCAAACTTGGGTTTGGGGTACTGTCCTTGTCGTACCCCGTCGAGacgacttcctcgacaaTGCCGCTGACGGCCGCGGCGTTCAGGCTCCAGGATTGGGGCCGGCAGGCTGCGGCGACCACCAAAAAAGTCATTGAGCAAAAGTCTTTGGCCACTCGGTCCGTGGTTCTGCTCTCGTGGAGTATGGCCGGCAGGATGGTTGTTCCTTTCAACATCGCAGCCAAGGAGTTAGGTCTGGACGTGAAGCAGATGATCGCTCTTGCGGCGTCGCCGGGAATTTCGAGTATTCGACCTGTTTCACCTGGCATCATTTGCACCCCCGCGGGCTACTTTAACGTTCCACCACGCCTTGAAAACTTCTACGATCAATTAAACGCTATGAAGCCCTTGAACAACAATCAAGAAACGATACCTCGTGACATATATTTCCGAGAGTACCTTGGAGGCACGCCGATAAACTTGATTGGCCTGCGACTTAAGCATGACGGGAGTGGAGCCTTTGTCCAAGACGAAAAGACCCATGAAGAGGACTCTCACGTGTTTGACATGGCTAATGCTCCGTTCACCTCGGCCATTTCCCACCTTGATATCGAGGACGCTAGCCATGCTCTTGGAGATAAGGCAACTTGGGGCTTTCTCCTGACATACAAGCTGGAAAGCATGATCGGGAAACAAGGACTCGCGAAGATAAAAGGAACGCCTAAGTGGCCCCAGGTGTTGGATCTTGTACACTCGGCACCTGCGCGATTGACGGTGTATATTGATGGCAATCATTTCTTCTTTGTTGGCGAGACAAGTGCCCGAAAAACTGCAGATATGGTAGCCAAGCTCTTGGAAGAGGGAGCGTCCATTCGGAGAGAACTGTCTGCGCTTTTAGCATAAGTCAATTGATCAAATTAAGCCTACATGTGCTACAAATTGAACCAGTACAAGAAGATTTGCCATTTTTAACAAAATACTAGTACATTTGACCCTTTACACACGTCCAAAAGACATTTTCGATGTATCGACAGCCCGTATAGGCATCATGCGTACGAAGCCCAACCTATAGAGATAACTCTGATTAGTGATGTTAAACTGTTGCAACGGGATCGAGATACATACCACAATAGAGCAGGGCAAGATTCTTCTCGTCTGTTGCCTGTTGAATCAATTCATTGACAGTGGCTGTGACGCTCAACGTTTTACTCAATTTCTTCGCAACTACCGTCAAGGCACGATCAGCCTCGCCTGGTTCATTCGCTGAGGATTTGTCCTCTGTGCCGGGTAGAACAGGGGGCCCGTCACCAGCCTCCTGGTTGTCCTGgatcttcctcatccgcaAAGGAGATACAGTCCAGCTGTACAGCGGATCATAGCGAAGCACGTCGAGAATGGTCATGATGCTGTACGACTCTTGCCGCAGTGCCTCCAGTGTGAATTCACAACAGCGCCGGAAGACACCTTCAGTCTTGGTGATGCCGAAACCATCGACCAGGTCCCGGGTCAATCGGAACGGCACCACTTCGGGGACGGGCAGAATACGTCCTTGTTCAAACGCTACTCCCAGGTCGATGTGCACCACCTCTCCGGTTTTCTCATCCAAGAGGATGTTATGCCCGTGTCGGTCACCCAGTCCGAGTACATGGCCCAATATGGAGATAGCAGCTGTGCTTCGTGTGTACGCCAGCCGCTTGCTGAACCAGTCATCTGGATTGTTAAACTTCTCCATGAAAAAGTATTTCATCACTGGGTTGAAATGATCCGTGACCGACCGGTAGGTCCTGATGCGTTGCTCAAAGGACCCGGTCTGGACGTCGGAGATCTTTTTGCGACAGCTACTGGGTTTCATGTCTTTTGGGAAATATCGCTGGTGCGCGGGCATCAGGAAGTCGTGCAAGGGCATGGTGTTTGGAACGAACTCGATGATCCCAGAATTGGACGTTAGCGGAAGGACCTTGTAAGTTCTTATGCCCAAGTTCCGCTGTCGAGTAGGCTGGTGGTCCTTCAAGAGGCTGCTAACTTGCTCAAACACCTGTTCCATGATGGCGTCTTGGCGCAGGTCGTCATTCCCTCCTTTGTACTACATAATTCTTAGCGTGACTTTCGAAGCATAATTGTTAGGTTCAGTCTTACCAGTTGCTTGTACTGTACGCCGTCACTGGTAACGGCAGTCACAATCTTCGGTGCGCTGACTCCCGACGCAATGGTGAAATGAGAATGAAACTTGACAATAATGGGAACATGACTGTAGTCACAGTCGGCGCGAAGGTCGATTTTCATAGTCGGCGGTGGCAACTTGTAGGTAACAACATCTTGTCCAAGACGTTGGCCGGTGGAAAGGGACTGGAGTGAGACTTTGGCACCGCTTTTGAACTTGGAGTTTGGTTTGTCGACGGCAAAACGGACATAGCTGATGTTCACATTATGAACAGCGACCCATATTGGTCCTATGTCTTTATCGTTCTTTAAACGTTCCACCAACTGATTGGCAGCACGGTAACGAGAATGAGACGACTGGTCTTTGCCTCCCTTGGACTTGCTGCTGGCAAATATCTGATACATGCCATGGAAAGGATGCTCCGCACAGATTCTGAACACCAGATCAGTGAGTAACGACTGGAAATCGTCAGAGACATCAAGTAGGCGAGATGACAACTGATTCATCAAAGGTGCAAACTTCCGACTAGGCACATTTTGGAGATGCCTGGCGACAGCGGCGTTGGCGGTTTCACTGTCGGACTTGTCGAGCCAAAGGGCGCAGAATCGGAGAACGTCATTGTTGTAGGTGTCGCTTTCCCTCAAACAAAGAAGGTAGTTTTCAAGGCACTGCTGGAGGAATGCCTCACGGCTCCGGTGTAATCTTTGATACTCACGGTCGTCAAGATCAAACCATTGCTTCGCTTTGGCCCGGTATATCTTCAACGAATCTTTCTCTTTACCCTCAGCAGACTTCAGCATTTcttcaaggccaagaacttccttttctttgcGGTTACGTAGTTCCTCGACACGCTTGAAGTCCTCCAATCCGTCTGGGTTGAGAAGCTGTTGATCACAGAAGGTGGCAAAACCATGATAGACCCGACCAGCCTCTTCACCCTCTGATCTCCCCTTGAGCTCTTTGACTGCAGGGTATAGGTACGCTTGGAGGATCGAATCTGGTTTCTCCAACCGTGCTTCTGCGACATGGTGGCCCTGGTAAGAATGTTAGACACAGGAGTAAAGCGGACCACGACAGCACAAAATTCTCACCAGTGTTACAAGCAATTCGGAACGACTGAGAGCAATTTCTTGCTTGTGATGGTCTCCGTTGCCATTCAGATGTTGAAGCATCCGGATGGACGCAGTCATCTCACCCTGATCCCAAAGAACGTTGGCTAGGTCGAATTTCGCAACACCTTCAATGTTCATGCCCAGTTCCACACAACGATCAGCGAGTTTTGACAGACTGATTGCAGACTTCAATGATGCTTGAGAAACGCCATGGCTCCGGGTAATCTCCAGTGACTGTCGAATAACTTTCACTTCCAGGAGTTGGGAGTCTCGAGAAGCTAATCTCAAGGATGACTGCAGATAGTCATGCTTCCTTATTGATGAGAACAGCGCCTCATGCCAACTCAGAATCTCTCCCACCTCATGGTAGCTGATTTTATTAGAACACAACCAAAGTTTTATCAAGTTAACAGGGCCAAAACCAACCTTTCAGTTTTTAACCAAGTATTTCTGGCCATAATCctcttccattcttcttccactgcCTCGGATGATGACGATTGTAGAACATCACTCATCTCGGTCATTATACCCAGCGCTCTCATTGCAGATCGCATTTGAATTGCGGACCGGCTTTTATTGACAAGAGAATCAAGGGTTGTCAACAGACACTCGTCAATGGTGCCAACGACCTCTGCTAAAGATCCCGACATGTTCAAGCTTTGGAAAGCCCGGAAGACGGTtgccgaagacga
Encoded proteins:
- a CDS encoding uncharacterized protein (ID:PFLUO_004988-T1.cds;~source:funannotate); amino-acid sequence: MNSHSPIVDLTSSARSTRPTRPFPIRLSSSPQQATGHYASSPSSSSTPHRGRELLRGVKRRRLSSDSGSRASAPSALAQPEDDEDFVEAIDLTGVDGSVSLAKALAKQREDAVKAQQSFEHEKGRSVLASYNCPVCMDTPEDATSTACGHLFCHKCIIDCLKNSEEQRADSSGKAQRGTCPVCRKPLTRNEAAGPRRSLIPLQLKLMTKKRSAATPAEA
- a CDS encoding uncharacterized protein (ID:PFLUO_004991-T1.cds;~source:funannotate), giving the protein MAVARQPETLSLYPGEVLDTIAGFPTIYHYQPADNPEAAEASKPLVVCIPGALHLARIFYGGHQGHRANDFLAHWLSKLGFGVLSLSYPVETTSSTMPLTAAAFRLQDWGRQAAATTKKVIEQKSLATRSVVLLSWSMAGRMVVPFNIAAKELGLDVKQMIALAASPGISSIRPVSPGIICTPAGYFNVPPRLENFYDQLNAMKPLNNNQETIPRDIYFREYLGGTPINLIGLRLKHDGSGAFVQDEKTHEEDSHVFDMANAPFTSAISHLDIEDASHALGDKATWGFLLTYKLESMIGKQGLAKIKGTPKWPQVLDLVHSAPARLTVYIDGNHFFFVGETSARKTADMVAKLLEEGASIRRELSALLA
- a CDS encoding uncharacterized protein (ID:PFLUO_004990-T1.cds;~source:funannotate), producing MAETTYTIIQADGLYPDDTVEQEILRPNLPVPCTINYLQLDLFPTGAPIPKPWSAVPEDLRHKVDGILTLKMRFTAEDLALFPRLKVIVRMGVGYDRLDRVALAKRGVTVCNVPDYGTSEIADHALGLALSLRRGILLHHDLQREPHVKPWMVVDTPLVTRLQGATFGVLGLGRIGTAAALRAKAFGWRVIFYDPYIPNGFDKTFNIERVKDIKELFRRSTTLSIHCSCTHETRDMIGWDLLSLMPKGSILVNTSRGEVLKLDAVERSLREGILSGAGLDVLPEEPIPEDRVHPLIRAYRKNEDWLTGRLALTCHTAFYCPEGFDEIRVKSMETMRDVLIDGGKSNVITSDMA
- a CDS encoding uncharacterized protein (ID:PFLUO_004989-T1.cds;~source:funannotate) encodes the protein MAATPNRGIVVFSGGSAANNLVDVFNAVRESKHCPLSYIIPISDNGGSSSELIRIFGGPGIGDVRSRLVRLIPDSPANPERSAIKALFNHRLPAEGAAASLEWQTIVDGTSDLWKTIAPAKKELIRSFFNLLNLEILKRARPPSSTFDFTSASVGNLFLTGARLFSGSFESAIYLLGSICGVPSDVVRVIPAINSNFSHHISASLANGTTIVGQNSISHPSEATALQNSARARRPSLLLADGDDDEDTDRSDKEEAISYEDDHLPGSLATLRNKNISFNKSENEDLPCRITRIWYINPYGQEIRPPANPRVLEALHDAQAIIYSIGSLYTSIIPAIILRGVGKSIVSSPARHKILILNGSLDRETGPPLEPFAASDFVEAIVRAGEGSRGRGPYEFPEHRGSSEGVARTESPDPLPYNSYVTHILHLDGPGTPQVDRERLAQMGIETLRLYGRKITHMDGDTETVVGMQYDANALIQALEVVLGKKGDAMVRGGVGWGLGRRNTLDPAPREKR